A single Natrinema pellirubrum DSM 15624 DNA region contains:
- a CDS encoding acyl-CoA dehydrogenase family protein, producing the protein MEYHDSEKAKEVAGRVEDFMDEVVIPREREALATGETISMDEIHEMWEMAKERDLFAPQVPEEYGGQGLDFSDMLPSFEQVGRSLIGAIAIRANAPQEGNMHTLEMVGTDEQKEEYLRPLVQGEISTAFAMTEPKVGAGSDPKMLQSTAVKDGDEWVINGHKWWTSDGLGADYYLTMVRTDLDAHPYEGASIILVPRDADGVEVVRNVDHLGGHGITEREGGHAEMKFDNVRVPVENTLGEEGDGFRIAQMRLGGGRLTHCMRYSGMAQRSLEIAKAYLQEREAFGSKLEDKQALRHRIADAETRLHAARTMVRHAARELDRSDARIEVAMSKMFTANVTNDTIDLALQCCGGNGIGKDIPIAHFYENVRAFRIVDGADEVHRRSIARWAFEDVDETEIENTLQFDEDLRNDELKE; encoded by the coding sequence ATGGAGTACCACGACTCCGAGAAAGCAAAAGAGGTTGCGGGCCGCGTAGAGGACTTCATGGACGAAGTCGTCATTCCACGCGAGCGAGAGGCACTCGCGACGGGTGAGACGATCTCCATGGACGAGATCCACGAGATGTGGGAGATGGCCAAGGAGCGCGACCTGTTCGCGCCCCAGGTCCCCGAGGAGTACGGCGGGCAGGGACTGGACTTCAGCGACATGCTGCCGTCGTTCGAGCAGGTCGGCCGCTCGCTGATCGGCGCGATCGCGATCCGGGCCAACGCGCCCCAAGAGGGGAACATGCACACCCTCGAGATGGTCGGCACGGACGAACAGAAAGAGGAGTACCTGCGCCCGCTCGTACAGGGCGAGATCTCCACTGCCTTCGCGATGACCGAGCCCAAGGTAGGTGCCGGCTCTGACCCGAAGATGCTCCAGAGTACCGCCGTCAAGGACGGCGACGAGTGGGTCATCAACGGCCACAAGTGGTGGACCTCCGACGGGCTGGGTGCGGACTACTATCTGACGATGGTCCGGACCGATCTGGACGCACACCCCTACGAGGGTGCCTCGATCATCCTCGTGCCGCGTGACGCCGACGGCGTCGAGGTCGTCCGCAACGTCGATCACCTGGGCGGCCACGGGATCACCGAGCGCGAGGGCGGGCACGCCGAGATGAAATTCGACAACGTCCGCGTCCCCGTCGAGAACACGCTCGGCGAGGAAGGCGACGGGTTCCGCATCGCCCAGATGCGCCTCGGCGGCGGTCGGCTCACCCACTGTATGCGCTACTCCGGAATGGCCCAGCGCTCGCTCGAGATCGCGAAGGCCTACCTTCAGGAGCGGGAGGCCTTCGGCTCGAAACTCGAGGACAAGCAGGCGCTGCGCCACCGCATCGCCGACGCCGAAACCCGCCTGCACGCCGCACGAACCATGGTTCGCCACGCCGCGCGGGAACTCGATCGCAGCGACGCACGCATCGAGGTCGCGATGTCGAAGATGTTCACCGCGAACGTCACCAACGACACGATCGACCTCGCGCTACAGTGTTGTGGCGGCAACGGGATCGGGAAGGACATCCCGATCGCACACTTCTACGAGAACGTCCGCGCGTTCCGTATCGTCGACGGGGCCGACGAGGTCCACCGTCGCTCGATCGCCCGCTGGGCGTTCGAGGACGTCGACGAGACCGAGATCGAGAACACCCTCCAGTTCGACGAGGACCTGCGAAACGACGAACTCAAGGAGTAA
- a CDS encoding RDD family protein gives MIDWTLDGFLPTRRQPAPRVETAADRDVLFARVAAAAIDLFLCYVLLEFPLIYAASVVLSGPYEALGGYVVFLSLVALLPLYVTYSFVCEWRYGRTPGKVNRGLLVVMADGRECTLRASAVRNLCRYVDLLGVPPLVLGLVSALVADGRRVGDLAAGTIVVRSTAPADLETAVAADADTSAAARASGDEKN, from the coding sequence GTGATCGACTGGACGCTGGACGGGTTCCTCCCGACCCGGCGACAACCGGCCCCAAGAGTCGAAACTGCGGCCGACCGAGACGTGCTGTTCGCCCGCGTGGCGGCGGCGGCGATCGACCTGTTTCTCTGTTACGTCCTGCTCGAGTTCCCGCTGATCTACGCCGCGAGCGTGGTCCTCAGCGGGCCCTACGAGGCGCTGGGTGGGTACGTCGTCTTCCTGTCGCTGGTCGCGCTCTTGCCGCTCTATGTTACCTACTCCTTCGTCTGTGAGTGGCGCTACGGGCGGACGCCGGGGAAAGTCAACCGCGGTCTGCTGGTCGTCATGGCCGACGGTCGCGAGTGTACGCTCCGGGCAAGCGCCGTCCGAAACCTCTGTCGGTACGTCGATCTGCTCGGCGTCCCGCCGCTGGTACTCGGGCTCGTCTCGGCGCTGGTGGCCGACGGCCGACGCGTCGGCGATCTCGCCGCCGGCACGATCGTCGTCCGCTCGACGGCACCGGCGGATCTCGAGACGGCAGTCGCTGCCGACGCGGACACGAGCGCGGCCGCTCGAGCGAGCGGCGACGAAAAGAACTGA
- a CDS encoding ABC transporter ATP-binding protein, whose protein sequence is MPDIEIRNLTKVYNESGNSIVAVDDVDLTIEDGEFVTLVGPSGCGKTTTLRCVAGLNKPTSGTIKFGDRDVTQKPVQERNIALLFQDIALYPHMSVQENMAYGLKISGFSREERMARVEEAAELLQITDQLKKMPADLSGGQQQRVALGRSLVRDPEIFLFDEPMSDLDAKLKAELRPVIEKVTDEIGCPTLYVTHDQEEAMTMSDRVAVINDGELAQVAPPKEVYDEPASQFVSQFIGQPSTQFFEGNVGAVNGTAELDVGGYEYALARDGLEGWAGEDVRVGLRPQYIRVSDDPDAGIPATHLLDEPLGDATHSFFDTEFGEIVVVTDPDFEGNGGEYGLVFEDDYIQLYDNDSGVRIA, encoded by the coding sequence ATGCCAGACATCGAGATCCGGAACCTGACGAAAGTGTACAACGAATCGGGTAACAGCATCGTCGCCGTCGACGACGTCGACCTCACCATCGAGGACGGCGAGTTCGTGACGCTGGTCGGCCCCTCGGGCTGTGGCAAGACCACGACCCTACGCTGTGTCGCGGGGCTGAACAAGCCGACCAGCGGGACGATCAAATTCGGCGACCGTGACGTCACACAGAAGCCGGTTCAGGAACGCAACATCGCGTTGCTGTTCCAGGACATCGCGCTCTACCCCCATATGAGCGTTCAGGAGAATATGGCCTACGGGCTCAAGATCTCCGGCTTCTCCCGGGAGGAACGCATGGCCCGCGTCGAGGAGGCCGCCGAGTTGCTCCAGATCACGGACCAATTAAAGAAGATGCCCGCGGATCTCTCGGGCGGCCAGCAACAGCGCGTCGCACTCGGGCGATCGCTCGTGCGGGACCCGGAGATCTTCCTGTTCGACGAGCCGATGTCGGACCTGGACGCGAAACTCAAGGCCGAACTGCGGCCAGTCATCGAGAAGGTGACCGACGAAATCGGCTGTCCGACGCTGTACGTGACCCACGACCAGGAGGAGGCGATGACCATGTCCGACCGCGTCGCCGTGATCAACGACGGCGAACTGGCACAGGTCGCTCCACCGAAGGAGGTCTACGACGAGCCGGCCTCGCAGTTCGTCAGCCAGTTCATCGGCCAGCCGTCGACGCAGTTCTTCGAGGGCAACGTCGGCGCGGTCAACGGAACCGCCGAACTCGACGTCGGCGGCTACGAGTACGCCCTCGCCCGCGACGGCCTCGAGGGCTGGGCCGGCGAGGACGTCCGCGTCGGCCTTCGGCCACAGTACATCCGGGTCAGCGACGATCCTGACGCCGGTATCCCGGCGACACACCTGCTCGACGAGCCGCTGGGCGATGCGACCCACAGCTTCTTCGACACCGAGTTCGGCGAGATCGTCGTCGTCACCGATCCCGACTTCGAGGGCAACGGTGGGGAGTACGGCCTCGTCTTCGAGGACGACTACATCCAACTGTACGACAACGACTCCGGCGTCCGGATCGCCTGA
- a CDS encoding carbohydrate ABC transporter permease, with amino-acid sequence MSQSEPPGGVFGLSYDRETSVIESLKVVSTAIIVLVGAWPIYWMTQLAFTEYETVEDTVTVFPTPDIFTLDNFNVLTEPEMYTYMFNTVVVAIGTIVTVVLVSLIAGYGLARLEFPQKENFARILLIGYLFSPIVIGIPLYQIWQTIGLLGTRFGLIIALSAISMPFAVWLMWKYIMTIPEAHEEAAWVDGASRWRGFRDVVVPQCRPAIIAAALFAFALAWNDFTFAQILLPQTDTTTFAPGILRAMGQAQFLPQAYLMAISLAMTLPPLLFAYFMQSYLLKGFQVRAL; translated from the coding sequence ATGAGCCAAAGCGAACCACCGGGAGGCGTCTTCGGCCTCTCATACGACCGCGAGACGAGTGTTATCGAATCACTGAAAGTCGTCAGCACTGCGATCATCGTCCTCGTCGGTGCCTGGCCGATCTACTGGATGACCCAGTTGGCCTTTACCGAGTACGAGACGGTCGAAGACACAGTCACCGTCTTCCCCACGCCGGACATCTTCACGCTGGATAACTTCAACGTCCTGACCGAACCGGAGATGTACACCTACATGTTCAACACGGTCGTGGTGGCTATCGGGACCATCGTGACGGTCGTCCTCGTCTCGCTGATCGCCGGCTACGGCCTCGCGCGACTGGAGTTCCCGCAAAAGGAGAACTTCGCGCGGATCCTCCTGATCGGCTACCTCTTCAGCCCGATCGTCATCGGGATCCCGCTCTACCAGATCTGGCAGACCATCGGCCTGCTCGGGACCCGATTCGGGCTCATCATCGCCCTCTCGGCGATCTCGATGCCCTTCGCGGTCTGGCTGATGTGGAAGTACATCATGACGATCCCGGAAGCCCACGAGGAAGCCGCGTGGGTCGACGGCGCCTCGCGGTGGCGGGGCTTTCGTGACGTCGTCGTGCCGCAGTGCCGACCGGCGATCATCGCCGCGGCGCTGTTCGCCTTCGCGCTCGCGTGGAACGACTTCACGTTCGCGCAGATCCTCCTGCCCCAGACCGATACCACGACGTTCGCACCCGGTATCCTCCGAGCGATGGGGCAGGCACAGTTCCTGCCGCAGGCCTACCTGATGGCGATCTCGCTGGCCATGACGCTGCCGCCGCTGCTGTTTGCCTACTTCATGCAGAGCTACCTGCTGAAGGGGTTCCAGGTCAGAGCCCTCTGA
- a CDS encoding ISH3-like element ISH27-2 family transposase — MSTTQQADSEIHEDQLLNFLVNCLDEEVSLNLANNAEIGAEDIYEVLVGATADGTSISTLCNSSEDSPSANTILYHLRTKFEPERLERVANTLLRRDIVELLPEQVEVCADLHLRPYYGDEDDTENLYHSEAKRGTTAFHAYATLYARVKNKRYTLAVRRLEDGDTASSVLAEFLGVLDGLDTDVKAVYLDRGFYDSKCLTLLQTHNYAYVVPIIRWGEAIQQELSEGWSRVIQHDLTGKLDGHSWTVEFPVYIDCTYLNGRYDEHGVARHGYAADAPFIENPRDARYHYSKRFGIESSYRLSEQAIATTTTRDSTVRLLYVVVSLLLQNTWRYLHYEYVATPRRGGRRLWWWPYKEFVNMVRRAAWTALAVRRAVPANRPPDDRFHR; from the coding sequence GTGTCTACGACCCAGCAAGCAGACAGTGAGATTCACGAGGACCAGCTCCTTAACTTCCTCGTCAACTGCCTTGACGAGGAAGTTTCTCTCAACCTCGCCAACAACGCTGAAATCGGTGCAGAGGACATCTACGAGGTCCTCGTCGGCGCGACCGCCGACGGGACCTCGATCTCGACGCTGTGCAACTCCAGTGAAGACTCCCCATCGGCGAACACGATTCTCTATCATCTACGGACGAAGTTCGAGCCGGAACGGCTCGAACGCGTCGCTAACACGCTTCTTCGCCGAGACATCGTCGAACTGCTCCCCGAGCAGGTGGAGGTCTGCGCAGACCTCCACCTGCGGCCCTACTACGGTGATGAAGACGACACGGAGAACCTCTATCACTCGGAAGCCAAGCGTGGAACCACCGCATTCCACGCCTACGCCACACTCTACGCGCGTGTGAAGAACAAACGCTACACGCTGGCGGTGCGCCGTCTCGAAGACGGCGACACCGCCAGCAGCGTCCTCGCTGAGTTCCTCGGTGTCCTCGACGGCCTTGACACCGACGTCAAGGCCGTCTATCTTGATCGCGGATTCTACGACAGCAAGTGTCTCACGCTGTTACAGACGCACAACTACGCCTACGTTGTCCCGATCATCCGGTGGGGTGAAGCGATTCAGCAGGAACTCTCGGAAGGGTGGAGTCGCGTCATCCAACACGATCTGACGGGGAAACTCGACGGTCACAGCTGGACCGTCGAGTTTCCCGTCTACATCGACTGTACGTACCTGAACGGACGGTACGACGAGCACGGCGTGGCGCGTCACGGCTACGCCGCTGACGCGCCGTTCATCGAGAATCCACGCGACGCTCGATACCACTACTCGAAACGGTTCGGTATCGAGTCGAGCTATCGGTTGTCTGAGCAAGCGATAGCGACGACAACGACGCGAGACTCCACGGTGAGACTGCTGTACGTCGTGGTGAGTCTGCTGTTGCAGAACACGTGGCGGTATCTGCACTACGAATACGTGGCGACGCCGCGCCGAGGCGGGCGTCGCCTCTGGTGGTGGCCGTACAAGGAGTTCGTGAATATGGTTCGACGGGCAGCGTGGACGGCCCTCGCGGTGCGTCGGGCCGTCCCCGCGAACCGGCCACCAGACGACCGGTTCCACCGGTAG
- a CDS encoding carbohydrate ABC transporter permease: MASETGESIRPGRAYIPWDDLPVKRETVAGIGTVLPVVVLYLLIAVLPVAFAFWASLHEIHTLNPEWQWAGLENYREVLNISTFWGSLWRGIVYMVGSTLLQLAVGLWMALVLNRITRGQKLLTAVVFTAYLIPTIIVSLVALRVFDPAGGVFQMISTSQSIAG, encoded by the coding sequence ATGGCCAGTGAAACCGGAGAATCGATACGGCCTGGCAGGGCGTACATTCCGTGGGACGACCTGCCGGTAAAGCGGGAGACGGTCGCGGGAATCGGGACCGTGCTTCCGGTCGTCGTCCTGTACTTGCTCATCGCGGTGTTGCCAGTCGCGTTCGCGTTCTGGGCATCGTTACACGAGATCCACACGCTCAATCCGGAGTGGCAGTGGGCCGGCCTCGAGAACTACCGGGAGGTCCTGAACATCTCCACGTTCTGGGGCTCGCTGTGGCGGGGGATCGTCTACATGGTCGGCAGTACCCTCCTCCAGCTCGCCGTCGGGCTCTGGATGGCGCTGGTGCTGAACCGCATCACCCGCGGACAGAAACTGCTCACTGCGGTGGTCTTTACGGCCTACCTGATCCCGACGATCATCGTCTCGCTGGTGGCGCTGCGGGTGTTCGATCCGGCCGGCGGCGTCTTCCAGATGATCAGTACCTCACAAAGCATCGCCGGCTAA
- a CDS encoding ABC transporter substrate-binding protein, with protein MAGCLGGGGGDDDVQFLTDYYNDAWQSVWDDLEPQFEDETDIPVSIEEAGMSGSQESRLSQLIQSGNPPEANTSTFDQVADIWETDQLETVNDVVSSIEEVNGELNAGGAFLGEGDDIYQIPHGVYVSNFQYRQDVYDELGLDEPETFSDVLENAEVIDNAGGDLEGMRGYGLAGAKTGKSQDEMLVLLASAGISGTGLVWQDPDTREELEISWPEDTVIEVLEYVDELSQYSPDPTNIGWASSLSSWVQGEYAQCYHLNAWPVGVTAQTAEANDSDGLRSVAENTEIIPYPMLDGVDPDENWLSAPAPDGYHIFANSERPGDAKEWFEWLYADSMERTVSFYETDPGRFLPTYSDVLESDAFQNQDIFENHGHLLEKLQYVQDEIWGNHYGSVDEANTSSPVSLYMQRQWFYGEMINNVVTDSMTPQEAYDWGYGELEDAFAEAQDTFG; from the coding sequence ATGGCCGGTTGTCTCGGTGGCGGTGGCGGTGACGACGACGTCCAATTCCTGACGGACTACTACAACGACGCGTGGCAATCGGTCTGGGACGACCTCGAGCCCCAGTTCGAGGACGAGACCGACATCCCGGTCTCTATCGAGGAAGCGGGGATGTCCGGAAGTCAGGAGTCGCGGCTCTCCCAGCTGATTCAGTCGGGCAATCCGCCGGAAGCGAACACGTCTACGTTCGACCAGGTGGCCGACATCTGGGAGACGGACCAGCTCGAGACCGTCAACGACGTCGTCTCGTCGATCGAAGAGGTAAACGGGGAACTGAACGCCGGCGGCGCGTTCCTCGGTGAGGGAGACGACATCTATCAGATCCCCCACGGCGTGTACGTCTCGAACTTCCAGTACCGCCAGGACGTCTACGACGAACTCGGACTGGACGAGCCCGAGACGTTCAGCGACGTCCTCGAGAACGCCGAGGTGATCGACAACGCCGGCGGTGATCTCGAGGGCATGCGCGGCTACGGGCTAGCCGGGGCGAAGACCGGCAAGAGTCAAGACGAAATGCTCGTTTTGCTCGCGAGCGCGGGCATTTCCGGGACCGGCCTCGTCTGGCAGGATCCGGACACCCGCGAGGAGCTCGAGATCTCGTGGCCCGAAGACACGGTGATCGAGGTACTGGAGTACGTGGATGAACTCTCACAGTACTCGCCGGATCCGACCAATATCGGCTGGGCCAGCTCGCTCAGCAGCTGGGTACAGGGGGAATACGCCCAGTGTTACCACCTCAACGCGTGGCCGGTCGGCGTCACCGCACAGACTGCCGAGGCCAACGACAGCGACGGGCTGCGTTCGGTCGCCGAGAACACCGAGATCATCCCCTATCCGATGCTGGACGGCGTCGATCCGGACGAGAACTGGCTGTCCGCGCCGGCCCCCGACGGCTACCACATCTTCGCGAACTCCGAGCGGCCGGGCGACGCCAAGGAGTGGTTCGAGTGGCTCTACGCCGATAGCATGGAGCGCACCGTGAGCTTCTACGAGACGGACCCCGGTCGGTTCCTGCCGACCTACTCCGACGTGCTGGAATCGGACGCGTTCCAGAACCAGGACATCTTCGAGAATCACGGCCACTTGCTCGAGAAACTCCAGTACGTCCAGGACGAGATCTGGGGCAACCACTACGGCAGCGTTGACGAGGCCAACACCTCCTCGCCGGTATCACTGTACATGCAACGGCAGTGGTTCTACGGCGAGATGATCAACAACGTGGTCACCGACTCGATGACGCCACAGGAGGCCTACGACTGGGGGTACGGGGAACTCGAGGACGCCTTCGCAGAGGCACAGGACACGTTCGGATAA
- a CDS encoding molybdopterin-dependent oxidoreductase, with the protein MVGSRLRSAVVRVRPWLPAVAVALAAGLAAVAGSYLAVGRRPAFVVTPFDRLVVALSPDALITFAITQLGTLGHQLAFLLAIAVACLAFGLAALPGVALLLGRGPAAGLLDRGRGKAVVGVLLGQALPSALAFGLTRSRPSALGTAAGAGIVLLVAAVATVLAAGTDRPLGSLERRRVLGSLGTAIGVSALAVFVHGTGEESFPSPLEIPEDARPAVRESLTRAKEQSLAVEGLEPLVSTDFYQVDIGNVDPAVDRDEWSLSITGAVAEEQEYDFGDLEAMALEDRFVTLRCVGDQLNGRQMDTALWSGVPVADLLEAAEPLGDRVILHGADDYYNEFPIDALWPGLLAYRMNGRPLPRAHGAPLRALVPGHWGEINVKWLTEIEVRDEDTMGYWEHRGWHGTGPVETVAKLWQVNRFDGGRYEVAGHAYAGTRGIEAVEVSTDGGDTWTEADLSEPLPGDDVWRQWRHEYGAGGRHEVIVRARDGDGNLQIPEEDGPKPDGATGWVSETVGPQ; encoded by the coding sequence ATGGTGGGTTCACGCCTGCGGAGTGCGGTCGTCCGGGTGCGGCCGTGGCTGCCCGCGGTCGCGGTGGCGCTCGCTGCGGGACTGGCTGCCGTCGCGGGGTCGTATCTGGCCGTCGGCCGGCGGCCGGCGTTCGTCGTGACGCCGTTCGACCGACTCGTCGTCGCGCTCAGCCCCGACGCGCTCATCACCTTCGCGATCACCCAACTCGGGACGCTCGGGCATCAGCTGGCGTTTCTGCTGGCCATCGCGGTGGCCTGTCTCGCGTTCGGATTGGCTGCTCTCCCCGGGGTGGCGCTCCTGCTGGGACGCGGTCCCGCCGCCGGGCTACTGGACCGGGGACGTGGGAAAGCCGTCGTCGGCGTCCTCCTCGGACAGGCCCTGCCGTCGGCGCTCGCGTTCGGACTCACGCGCTCCCGGCCGTCGGCGCTCGGCACCGCCGCCGGCGCGGGGATCGTCCTGCTCGTGGCCGCCGTGGCGACCGTCCTCGCCGCCGGCACGGATCGCCCACTCGGCTCGCTCGAGCGGCGACGCGTTCTCGGTTCCCTCGGGACGGCGATCGGCGTGAGCGCGCTCGCCGTTTTCGTCCACGGGACCGGCGAGGAGTCGTTCCCCTCGCCCCTCGAGATCCCCGAGGACGCCCGCCCCGCGGTCCGGGAATCGCTGACACGCGCGAAAGAGCAATCGCTCGCAGTCGAGGGCCTCGAGCCGCTCGTCAGTACGGACTTCTATCAGGTGGACATCGGCAACGTCGATCCTGCCGTCGACCGCGACGAGTGGTCGCTCTCGATCACGGGGGCAGTCGCCGAGGAGCAGGAGTACGACTTCGGGGACCTCGAGGCGATGGCACTGGAAGACCGCTTCGTCACGTTGCGGTGTGTTGGGGACCAACTCAACGGTCGCCAGATGGACACCGCCCTCTGGAGCGGCGTGCCCGTCGCCGACCTGCTCGAGGCGGCGGAGCCGTTGGGCGATCGGGTGATCCTGCACGGGGCCGACGACTACTACAACGAGTTCCCGATCGACGCGCTGTGGCCGGGGCTGTTGGCCTACCGGATGAACGGCCGGCCGCTACCCCGGGCACACGGTGCGCCGCTGCGCGCGCTCGTGCCGGGCCACTGGGGCGAGATCAACGTGAAGTGGTTGACCGAGATCGAGGTCCGGGACGAAGACACCATGGGCTACTGGGAACACCGCGGCTGGCACGGCACCGGGCCGGTCGAAACGGTCGCCAAGCTCTGGCAGGTCAATCGCTTCGACGGCGGCCGGTACGAGGTCGCCGGGCACGCCTACGCCGGCACCAGGGGGATCGAGGCCGTCGAGGTGTCGACCGACGGCGGCGACACCTGGACCGAGGCCGACCTCTCCGAGCCCCTGCCCGGCGACGACGTCTGGCGGCAGTGGCGTCACGAGTACGGGGCCGGCGGGCGCCACGAGGTGATCGTCCGGGCCCGCGACGGGGACGGGAACCTCCAGATCCCCGAGGAGGACGGCCCGAAGCCCGACGGCGCGACCGGCTGGGTGTCCGAAACCGTCGGCCCGCAATGA
- a CDS encoding MFS transporter: protein MSEEATYSTGEIRTIALAVIAGVFFGGVATGVAFPTLPLLDEKLVISAVMLSIILSANRIGRLFMNTPAGTIIDQYGARTPMIFGLFTQALAPFGYIVGLHTPPTHLGTLPLLGDVSLPGLVFVLARLFWGVGSAFVFIGAFATITYVTTADNRGRWVGYMRGGQSLGFPTGLVLGGLLTDLASMQTAFLTAGVLALVAGTVATLVLPDVHGGADEGRAAKLREVPALLAANPTVVLIGYGNFAVRFLWGGIILSTLARYASDYGLELSALGAAGISGIVMGLGVITSGSMTIVTGWLSDMVSDRTLLTVPAFLAMGAGFLVIAYVPTIEALLGAIVLVGAGMGAAAPALLAIMGDLTPGDELGRMGGVYQVMGDVGLSLGPLVAIPAVDLWFGYQLTYVLCAALVLSCLTIVSLPLLRNPEVTRTGVKAD, encoded by the coding sequence ATGTCTGAGGAGGCCACCTACTCGACGGGGGAGATCCGGACGATCGCGCTCGCGGTTATCGCGGGGGTTTTCTTCGGCGGCGTCGCGACCGGGGTCGCGTTCCCGACGCTGCCGTTGCTCGACGAGAAACTCGTCATCTCCGCGGTGATGTTGAGCATCATCCTCTCGGCGAACCGGATCGGACGGCTGTTCATGAACACGCCGGCGGGGACGATCATCGACCAGTACGGCGCGCGGACGCCGATGATCTTCGGGCTGTTCACGCAGGCGCTCGCGCCCTTTGGATACATCGTCGGGCTGCACACGCCGCCGACCCACCTCGGGACGCTCCCCCTGCTTGGCGACGTGTCGCTGCCGGGGCTGGTCTTCGTGCTGGCGCGGCTGTTCTGGGGGGTCGGCAGCGCCTTCGTCTTCATCGGCGCGTTCGCGACGATCACCTACGTCACGACGGCGGACAACCGCGGCCGCTGGGTCGGCTACATGCGGGGCGGGCAGTCGCTCGGCTTCCCGACCGGGCTCGTCCTCGGCGGTCTGTTGACCGACCTCGCCAGCATGCAGACCGCCTTCCTCACGGCGGGCGTTCTCGCCTTAGTCGCTGGCACCGTCGCGACGCTCGTCCTCCCCGACGTTCACGGCGGTGCCGACGAGGGCAGAGCTGCCAAGCTCCGCGAGGTCCCCGCCCTGCTCGCGGCCAACCCGACCGTCGTCCTGATCGGCTACGGCAACTTCGCCGTCCGCTTTCTCTGGGGCGGGATCATCCTCTCGACGCTGGCCCGCTACGCCAGCGACTACGGCCTCGAGCTGTCGGCGCTGGGCGCGGCCGGCATCAGCGGGATCGTGATGGGACTGGGCGTGATCACCTCGGGGTCTATGACGATCGTGACCGGCTGGCTCTCGGACATGGTCAGCGATCGGACGCTACTGACGGTGCCGGCGTTTCTCGCGATGGGGGCGGGCTTTCTGGTGATCGCCTACGTGCCCACCATCGAGGCGCTGCTCGGGGCGATCGTCCTCGTCGGCGCGGGGATGGGGGCGGCCGCGCCCGCATTGCTGGCGATCATGGGCGATCTCACCCCCGGCGACGAACTCGGCCGGATGGGCGGGGTCTATCAGGTGATGGGCGACGTCGGGCTCAGTCTCGGCCCCCTCGTCGCCATCCCCGCGGTGGACCTCTGGTTCGGGTACCAGCTGACCTACGTCCTCTGTGCGGCGCTCGTCCTCAGTTGCCTGACGATCGTCTCGCTGCCGCTGCTTCGCAACCCCGAGGTCACGCGGACGGGCGTGAAAGCGGACTGA